The nucleotide window TAACAGACATAATAACTGCATCTCCAGAAATATCAACAACGTCAGCTGCTGAAATTACGACTGTTAATATTATGGAagcacaaaataaaacaaacacagCGAAAGTTGAAGAAAATAAGCCTGAAGATAATCGCACCAATCCTATTTACTATACACAGCTAGGACCAAATATGAGCAACATTACTCCAATTGGCTTCCATACCgctgtaaataataacataaatacgtCTTTAGAACAGCCAAAAGCGACGATTGAAAAAAGCGAGGTTAAAACAGAAAATACCTCTCCATCCACAACACCGTCGGTTGACACAATAAATTACCTAGACACTAAGAAACCGGAAAGTAACGAAATATCTAaggattataataatttcgtaGCATCGTTTGAAAAGCCAGCTGAATCTGTCAATATAGCGTACTCAATCCTGAGATCTTCTGATAAAGAATCTCAACCCCCTAAGGAAAACGGATCGGTTTTGGCTGGACaagaattttcaaaaacaGCTGAAGTTACAGAAGCTAGTATAAAGGAagataaagtttataataaagaaagaagTCGTTCAAGTAGACAACCTGAGCAAGTTGTAACAGAAAAAAGATCAACAGATACAGGCTCGAAGGTGGTAAAAGCTAAAATACCTCCAAAGACTAAGCTGACTTTTGATGACCGAACGGGTGAGCCCGTTTTACGGGTGTATGCAAGTTATCTAGATAGTCCAGCGCGGGTAAGTCTAAAACTAAGGTATTAATTAGGGAACACTTTTATCGTGATAGGCTAAACAGAAAAACAACTTATAATGTCTATCTAGGCTTTGACTTACTGTAGATTTGACCTATTTCCTATATTATTAACGTATTTCAGAAAGAGGCAATTGCGACTAAACTGACGAACCTAAAACATTTACGTGAGGCCATAACAAAAAGACAAGAACATGTTGAGAAAGTCGACGCAGCTACAGTCAACGATTTAGCAATGGATGTTAATCAATTCGGAATGAAGATAAAAGCGAAGAACACGGATAGCGTTCATATTCTAgatgaatataataagtaagttAGTAATGTCCCATTTGAgttgctttttaatattttcataattttgaaaaaaaaaactaaaaattgtaTGAGGATGGCAGTTTTGGAATAATTTGgacattacaataattttaaaatgtaaatactagTTAAGTTCGTATAggtagattttaaatttagggaTAACATTTCAATCGATAttggttaatttaaaatatgttttgttaatttaaagtttaagaaATTAGAAACCTGCGATGTAAAAATTTGACCATGagtctttaaaatattccaaagacgtatttcatatttctcttacattaatttattagacttgtataaaattattattatattacaactaACCTAATGCATTTATATGttgttatagatatatttacaactaacaaggaattattcttaaataaaaactcaaatttataGATACcttttattgtgttatttttcatGCAAAAATTGAACTCAAGTTATATATtgggtatttaaaataacagcaCCAGGAgctgaatgaaaaaaaaactcaagAACTTTTCACATGTTTTCAATAAACCAAtgtcaaaacaatttatagcattttataaatactagtagtgtaaaaaaatatgctcAGTACTTTGACTATTGCTTCTCATTAAATTCATTCCGATGCAAAAAAATTatcgcaattttattatatttacattgcagattttgtttatttagtattatgaATTTAGTTATAAACCTATTTACaactataacaaaaatattgttcaaaCCTGCATAGTTAAATccccttatttataaaaactaaatcagtttaattttcaaattgcGTATATGCTAcctagaaatataaaatcaaatttaggCTGATTTAGTTTCTATGAAAAATGGGGTTACTTTGTCATGAATCAAATTTGTGCCTGAGATTCATATTCTTGCAATTCTATTACTTGTGTTTATTAGGTCAATACTCATATATTCTCTAAAACACCTTGGGGATTTTTGATATATACTTTCTAAATAGTCtagaatttagtatttttagacGGATTTATAAATGTACGTAAATGAcatcaacaaaaatatataataataacatataaaactgTGATGATTTATTGCACAAATCATCTAAGTAATACTAATgaagtaataataagtagTGCTACTTAAGTTTCTCCAATTGATCCAAGAACCAGGGTCGGCCTGTGGCGCGTTGCGTCAATATGTCACACCCAGTCTCAGTAACAAGTAGAGTTTGttcaaactgaaaaatatatttaaaacatgtaataaatatttatataatctatcATTTTAGTATTTTGGCTAATAACATAATTGTCATGACAACCAAGCAACtcagttttaataatagttaggAATGTGCAGGGGACATAGTATTTggataaacataaattatttttcatatgaaaaatgatttatatattttaatataaatttgtttattaggCAATGGTAAATATAGTCCTAATTATAATGTCATTGCAAGACTGTCAAGTTAGTTTGCGTCAAGCTCCTTCACGAGGTTTACTCTCCTTCAAGTTTTGATGTTGGGcaaaaatttaagtatatatgaAGCTATGATTAAACATATACTCTGTAGCTAAATTATTTAGGAGACAAGGTTTATaggtgaaatatatataagaaatcaaTCAATGGAATATAAGAAATCTTTAAAGtaccattttaaaaatttcatttaccTGAGCAGACCTCGTACCATCAGCACTGACAGCAGTCCAGTGATCCGGCCATTGCTCATCCCGCCACCCTCCTTCATTGATCATTGGCTCAATGGTAAAACAGTGGCCAGGTTTCATCACTCCAACAGCTTTATTTTCTGAAAGATAGTTAGTTTGTCTTATGAATTGCATATAGCCttgaatgaataataaaatatttttatgtcctTTCTTAGCAATCAGTACAAGCAAACAGTCCATGtcaattatgatatattttgaaatcatGACAGTGGACATCTGATCTAGAAAGTGAAGTAAATACAAAACTCAGGTTTTACTTACTAGCATAATGTGGTACATTAGGAGCTGTGTGGAACAGTCTATGTATTCCATGTCCGCAATATGACCGAACTACACTAAAGCCATTTGCTTGAGcatgtttttgtattacattGCCAATTTCACGATATTTTTCTCCAGGCTTAACAATTTCAATAGctttttgtaaacattcaTATGTGACTTGTACAAGCTTTTGTGAGGATTTTGGTACATTTCCAACAAAGAAAGTCTCATTAAGATCTCCATGAAAGCCTCTGTGGTAAACTGTGATGTCAACATTACAAAGATCACCATCCTGAAATATAGAAGTTAGTAGTAATATCATGTGGTTACttgctaaaattataatttcagaaTCTAAATGTTAGAAGGATTGCATACATTTATCTAACATTCAAATCTCATATCAAATCACAAGAAACAAAATGTTGTGAAGTTAAGTCAGTCAGTATGCTTTTATGTTtaagcatttatttttcataaaatacaatttataatactctttatacaattttaaccaACAATGTTCAtgttaaatttagaaatagtatattaagaaaacataattgtaattaatacctGCAATGGACGCATGTCAGGAATACCGTGACAGATAACCTCATTAACTGATGTACAACAGCTTTTAGGAAAGTTGTGATAGTTTAAAGGGCTAGGGTAGCACTCTCTTTCTATACATGCTTCATGAACAATTCT belongs to Pieris rapae chromosome 2, ilPieRapa1.1, whole genome shotgun sequence and includes:
- the LOC110995326 gene encoding methionine aminopeptidase 1; the protein is MAAVGLCETLGCNSNAQLQCPTCIKLGIQGSYFCSQDCFKKSWKSHKIIHSLAKGDNSDGSNGEYNPWPSYAFTGKLRPYPQSAKREVPPHIGRPDYADHPTGFPASENAAKGSGQIKVLDDEEIEGMRVACRLGREVLDEAAKACGVGVTTDEIDRIVHEACIERECYPSPLNYHNFPKSCCTSVNEVICHGIPDMRPLQDGDLCNVDITVYHRGFHGDLNETFFVGNVPKSSQKLVQVTYECLQKAIEIVKPGEKYREIGNVIQKHAQANGFSVVRSYCGHGIHRLFHTAPNVPHYAKNKAVGVMKPGHCFTIEPMINEGGWRDEQWPDHWTAVSADGTRSAQFEQTLLVTETGCDILTQRATGRPWFLDQLEKLK